A window of Petrotoga miotherma DSM 10691 genomic DNA:
TTCTATGAATAGTTTTTCAACTGTTTTTGATTCGGTTTTGTGAATTACTAAATAAGCGTTTTCTATATCTAAATCCGTAAAATAGTAGAAGTTTCGATCAGGGGTAAAGCTATAGGTTTCGTCTGCGCTTTTTACTGGACTTTTTCCTGAGTAAAGAATCAACATCGAACCTTCTTCCAAACCGTTCATTATTTTTTCTCTTCTACTTTTTACATCAGCCATACTGACCCCTCCTAATCCCAAAAAATATATGTCTTTTGAAACTCTAAAACAACTTTAGCGACCCTTCGCCCCGTTCCCCACCCTTATTTTATTTCTAAAATGTCTACAAAAAAAGATATGTTTTACATCTACTCTTTTTATTATAACATTAAAATGTAGGACTTTCACTCTAAAGAAATAACTTTTTTAGACGATTATATTTTAGAAGTCAGAAAAAAGGAGTGAATACAATGTTTGATGATGAGAATATAAAGTTGCGAATAAGTGGTGTTAAAACTGATAATTTAGATATTCCAGCAGATAAGTACAATACTTTTGAAGAAATGGTGCAAGATTATATTAGCAAAACACAAGGCGTTTTAACTAAAATAAAGATCAATGAAAAAGAAATCCCTTTAAATTATTACGATGAAATAAAAGATTCTTTTTTTGAAGGTGGAGAAGAGGTAGAGTTGGAATTCACATCAAAAAAAGAAGTTTTGTTCGATCTTATCTCTCAATCACTCGAATACATTAGTAAGGTTAGGGAAAATTTAGAAAGGGTTTCAAAAGAAGTCTTGTTGAATACAAATGAAGGGCATACAATGCTTAACAGTATTGCAGAAGGTTTGCAAGCACTATTAGACGTCATAGAACAGACACGAGCTTTCAGTGAGGAAGATTTTTACAACCCAGGAGATTTAAACGAGGTACAAAATGTCGTCCAACACATAATTAGATCTCAAGGGAATCAAGATTATTTGGAGCTTTCAGACATCATTGAATTCGATTTCGATGGAGTTTTGTCAACCTTTGAAACGATTTTAAAAAATGCTCAAAAAACTCTTGAAAAAAAAGGGGTGTAATTTGAATGTACAATAATAATCAAAACGCTAACTATTATTTTGAAAATGGTATAAAAACAGCTAGTCCCGCAAAATTAGTCGAACTTTTGTATCAAAATTCGATAGAAAGAATAAATAAAGCAATAAAAGCCATTGAAAGTAAAAATTTTTCCGAGGCCAATAAACAGATCATAAGAGTTGAAGACATAGTCACAGAACTTAACGTTTCGTTAAATCTTGAAAAAGGTGGAGAGGTAGCTAAAAATCTCAGAGCACTTTATAATTACATGTATCAAAGATTGTTAGAATCAAATACCAAAAAGGATATTGAAATCTTAAAAGAAGTAAGATCTTTACTACAAGAGCTTTTAGATACCTGGAAAGAGTTGTTGAAAAAAGAAGCCAAAACTTCCCGCGAGTTAAACGCCAAATCTGTCGATCCTAAATTTGATCTTCAATATTAAATTAAAAAATTCAAAAACCCTCCAAAATCACATACGCCTGTTGGAGGGTTTTTGTTTAATCAATTTTGAAATCTATCCCATCGTAGATCTTCAACATCTTTATTTCGTGAAGTGATGGCTCCAAAAGCCTTTCTTCAAGAATTTTATCGGTATCTATACTTACCTGTGCAATTACGTCTTCTTCGTCTCCCAATTTAATCAGGGTATCTCCATGTGGATCTACAGCTATGGAATTTCCACAAAAAGGAATCGAATCTTCAGAGGATTTACCAACGGCGTTTACCCCGATTGCAAACAGTTGATTATCTTGTGCCCGGGCGGATGTTCTTACCTCTACTAATTTTTCAAAACCTTTTGGAACAGCAGAGGTAATTATTAGTATTTGTGCCCCTCTAAGAGCCATTACCCTATATAATTCTGGAAAAGCATGATCATAACAAATTGATAAACCGATTTTTATACCTTTCCAATCTATTATCTCTATAGACGTTCCTTCGGAAAGTCTAAACTTTTCTTTTGGAAAAACAAATATTTTTCTATATTTACCAAGTAATTTACCTGAATCATCTATTAAAATCGAGGTATCGTAATACTTCCCAATTATTATTGGGTCTTTTTCTAAAATGTTTGCAACAATAGAAACGTTGTATTTCTTTGCAATCCTTATAACTTCTTGGGTAGTTTCACCTTCTGGTATAATTTCGGCAAAATCTTCGGCGTAATTGTTAATACTTTCAAGATCGTATCCTATATTAAAAAACTCTGGTAGGATGTATGAATCCGCTTTTTTTACTTCTTTTGAAATCAAAGAATCTAGCTTTTTAAGGTTGGTTTCTTTGTCGTTTAATTTTGAGTTTAATTGCACTAAACCAAATAATTTTCTCATCATGATTTCCCCCTTTAAAAAATTGCAAAGATTCAAACTACCTAAGAGTAGCCAATAAAAATTCTATACCTCTCCGCTTTATTCTGACATCGTTCAACTCTACAATTATATGTTCTATTTTTGAAGGATCCACACGTTCAATCTTAGATCTGTTATATAACGAGGATAACTCTAATTCTAGCGCCTTCCTCATTAATTTATACTTTTCAAAAAGCAATACATAGCTGTTAATACCTTGGCTTTCTTTCATTTTCTTTTCTAAATCTTTTATATGTTCTTTAAGATCTTTGGCTTCTCTTTCCATATTATTTATTATATCTATATCCGGTTTTGAAAGATCTTCAGAGATATCCCACGTAAATTTAGGATATACGATGTTAACTTTTGAGCCTTGATCATCAGAACAAATATTAAAAGATAGCATGGGTATTTTTAAAGTTAATATCTCTTTTGGCTTAATTGTTCCATCGAATTCTTCTAATTCTTGCTCTAACAAATCTGTTTTTACGGCTTTCTGAGGTAATTTTATCCCTTTTTTCTTGTGAGTAGGATTAAAAAACCGTAGGGTTATCCCCTCTTTGTCTATTGAAGGTTTTATATTCACAAATTCTATATTTTCATCCACTGAAGAATAGAATTTATGAACCACCCCGGCCTGGTTTTCTAAATCTGAATTATTATTATGTTTATAAAACAATAAAGGAGGATTGATAAAGGAATTTTTGTATTTCAAAAAATCATCTTTAGGTGATAGACAAAAAGCAGTTTCGATTTTCATTTTTCTTTTTACTTCAGCTCCAGGAGTGTACATTACGGGGCCAGCATCTCCTGTTCTTCCTTTTACATTTTCGAGAGAAAGCCAACTTACAGATCTTAATAAAATTAAAGAAACAGCTTTTTCTAGGGATTTCGTAGAATGTGTGGTATAACTATAAATTCCTTTGGCCATAAAGGTTGCAAAATAGTCATCTTTTTCTAAGCCAACGTAGTCCTTCATAGGAAACACGTTATTAAAAGAGATTTCTCTTGCAGCAACTAAAAACTTTTTCATTTCTTCTTCTGGTTCCTCATATTTTACTTCATATGGTCTTTTTACAGAATCAAAAGGTACACCCGCATTTATATCTCCATCTCCAATTAAAGATAAAAGTAATCCATAATCTGATCCTTTTCCCAAAGATTCAATTTCGATGTTGATATAGGGCAATTCTGAAAATGTCAAATAAAGGGTGAAGTTAACTTCGTTGCTGGTAAAATCAAGAGCTATTTTGGAATAATTATCTGACTGTGCTTTCAATCTCATTCCTGAGAAAGTTAAGTTCAACTCTTTATCAAATGCAGAAGAGTATTCATCACCCTTATCTTCTACCAAAACAGGTCTGATTAAATAATCGTTATTT
This region includes:
- the fliS gene encoding flagellar export chaperone FliS — translated: MYNNNQNANYYFENGIKTASPAKLVELLYQNSIERINKAIKAIESKNFSEANKQIIRVEDIVTELNVSLNLEKGGEVAKNLRALYNYMYQRLLESNTKKDIEILKEVRSLLQELLDTWKELLKKEAKTSRELNAKSVDPKFDLQY
- a CDS encoding carbon-nitrogen hydrolase family protein, translating into MMRKLFGLVQLNSKLNDKETNLKKLDSLISKEVKKADSYILPEFFNIGYDLESINNYAEDFAEIIPEGETTQEVIRIAKKYNVSIVANILEKDPIIIGKYYDTSILIDDSGKLLGKYRKIFVFPKEKFRLSEGTSIEIIDWKGIKIGLSICYDHAFPELYRVMALRGAQILIITSAVPKGFEKLVEVRTSARAQDNQLFAIGVNAVGKSSEDSIPFCGNSIAVDPHGDTLIKLGDEEDVIAQVSIDTDKILEERLLEPSLHEIKMLKIYDGIDFKID
- a CDS encoding glycosyl hydrolase-related protein, with product MYHIISHTHWDREWFAPADITKKMLPSLFQKLFELIDNNPEYKFVLDGQMLLVKDYLSNFQGEERKKAEDELKKYSKNIAFGPYYGQIDWRVSEESSIRNIILGRQEAKKYGNVMNVGWLLDNFGFSSQVAQINSKCEIEGCFLWRGLKMKFPKIGFTWSSSDGSKIHGIFLIDSYRNIMRLKDYPEVMEKRLELEINKLKTYSKTNYLPLLNGYDLDPVPEDPTDGELKTVFPDEFIQGYFKQEDPSLIEKYVGELIDGSVVSTFPGSLSTRQYLKIMNWHSEYMLSKVLEPLIAIADNSEDDKEIQKAWEYLIMNLVHDSIGGVGVDQIHEDMEERYYKIKEIFESTLNNVLDKVGQILPLGYTCLNLNPQEIPVLFENKETLYRFSAPSGSISKVNLKKYKVSYLEKPINSFHWENEHFKAFVENGKLRIKKENNDYLIRPVLVEDKGDEYSSAFDKELNLTFSGMRLKAQSDNYSKIALDFTSNEVNFTLYLTFSELPYINIEIESLGKGSDYGLLLSLIGDGDINAGVPFDSVKRPYEVKYEEPEEEMKKFLVAAREISFNNVFPMKDYVGLEKDDYFATFMAKGIYSYTTHSTKSLEKAVSLILLRSVSWLSLENVKGRTGDAGPVMYTPGAEVKRKMKIETAFCLSPKDDFLKYKNSFINPPLLFYKHNNNSDLENQAGVVHKFYSSVDENIEFVNIKPSIDKEGITLRFFNPTHKKKGIKLPQKAVKTDLLEQELEEFDGTIKPKEILTLKIPMLSFNICSDDQGSKVNIVYPKFTWDISEDLSKPDIDIINNMEREAKDLKEHIKDLEKKMKESQGINSYVLLFEKYKLMRKALELELSSLYNRSKIERVDPSKIEHIIVELNDVRIKRRGIEFLLATLR